From a region of the uncultured Desulfatiglans sp. genome:
- a CDS encoding hypothetical protein (Evidence 5 : Unknown function) yields MGAVFEKKLFPDRLEVTSAYPGGSPSQISKNDSLVIAFQKTSLSEGAETGKAIIIRIQVGVSDGPSAQE; encoded by the coding sequence ATGGGGGCAGTCTTCGAAAAGAAGCTGTTCCCTGATCGTCTTGAAGTCACATCCGCGTATCCTGGAGGTAGTCCCTCTCAGATCAGCAAAAACGATTCATTGGTTATCGCCTTTCAAAAAACGTCTCTTTCCGAAGGCGCCGAAACGGGTAAAGCGATCATCATTCGCATTCAAGTTGGAGTGAGCGATGGGCCATCGGCACAAGAATAA
- a CDS encoding Transcriptional regulator, SpoVT_AbrB family: MRVTTKGQVTIPEHIRDKLGITPSTEVDFVEEGGRVYLVKRQGSRPYTRRFKTLRGAATVRMTTDQIMSLTRSDE; the protein is encoded by the coding sequence ATGAGAGTCACCACAAAAGGCCAGGTTACCATCCCGGAGCACATCCGCGACAAACTGGGCATAACGCCGTCCACCGAAGTCGATTTCGTTGAGGAAGGCGGCCGCGTCTACCTCGTGAAACGGCAGGGGAGCAGGCCCTACACCCGGAGATTCAAGACCTTGCGCGGCGCAGCGACCGTCAGGATGACCACCGATCAGATCATGTCCCTGACGAGGTCGGACGAATGA
- a CDS encoding hypothetical protein (Evidence 5 : Unknown function), which yields MTLPGEFPPDSPAGRPWFALGVNYPYVWTHGCDIGPNQIAAADPSRPNGTSFGSGRIAQLRADFERLRSWGCQVVRIWAFEQGEGLRWRQRGADWIVAGIDPAFLDNVRRITALAEETGLRIYWTLLTAASFEEGEQPTEADRRRAGAFQLLLRSDWAQERFFLHAVHSFADALCAHRGGVFALDLMNEPDMLWPLAPCNIREALSRSSADGRAAFEAYLAVSRLGSLVNAGAAFYFRRRELRVLRFLRRMALSLRAHLARGGRRLLLSIGFAYINTITRNRDLLDDCLDFHDFHSYDLLDVTHATPNIPRWTDTGKACIIGECGLGGQFVKDTLGMSLIGQSPFQFPPRTTLQDIFRIQAELVRHFMSTARQNGFGGCLIWEYGRQFERVFGLERSLTERGTCRLEGNARRMEHCLDWADRIPLLWKQREGVAPPSDQCVHLGSSPSSEELCGRPAVRDIRAFSEHLTSNNLRL from the coding sequence ATGACCCTTCCCGGAGAGTTCCCACCCGATTCCCCTGCAGGCCGCCCATGGTTCGCGCTGGGCGTCAACTATCCCTATGTCTGGACGCATGGATGCGATATCGGGCCAAACCAGATCGCCGCCGCTGACCCTTCACGTCCGAACGGGACGTCCTTCGGCTCTGGACGTATTGCCCAGCTTCGAGCCGATTTCGAGAGGCTCCGATCCTGGGGCTGCCAAGTGGTTCGCATATGGGCCTTTGAACAGGGTGAAGGGCTTCGGTGGCGTCAGCGAGGCGCTGATTGGATCGTGGCGGGAATCGATCCGGCCTTTCTCGACAACGTCCGCCGGATCACCGCCCTGGCCGAGGAGACGGGACTGCGTATCTACTGGACCCTGCTTACAGCCGCCAGTTTCGAAGAGGGTGAACAGCCGACCGAGGCCGATCGGCGCCGAGCGGGGGCCTTTCAGCTCCTTCTGCGGAGCGATTGGGCACAGGAAAGGTTTTTCCTGCACGCGGTCCACTCTTTCGCCGACGCGCTGTGCGCCCACCGCGGGGGCGTCTTCGCCCTCGATCTGATGAACGAGCCCGACATGCTGTGGCCGCTCGCACCCTGCAACATCCGCGAGGCCCTGTCACGTTCGAGTGCAGACGGGCGCGCTGCGTTCGAGGCCTACCTCGCGGTTTCTCGACTCGGTTCCCTTGTAAACGCCGGCGCGGCATTTTACTTCAGAAGACGTGAACTGCGCGTTCTCCGATTTCTCCGGCGCATGGCCCTCTCGCTGCGCGCTCATCTCGCAAGGGGGGGCCGCCGCCTGCTGCTGTCCATCGGCTTCGCTTATATCAACACGATCACCAGGAACCGCGATCTGCTGGACGACTGTCTCGATTTCCATGACTTCCATTCCTATGACCTGCTCGACGTCACCCACGCCACACCAAACATCCCCCGCTGGACCGACACAGGAAAGGCATGCATCATCGGCGAATGCGGGCTGGGTGGGCAGTTTGTAAAAGACACGCTGGGCATGTCTCTCATCGGACAAAGCCCCTTTCAGTTCCCTCCTCGAACCACGTTGCAGGACATCTTTCGGATACAGGCTGAGCTGGTTCGGCACTTCATGAGCACCGCGCGTCAAAATGGATTCGGTGGCTGCTTGATCTGGGAATACGGCCGGCAGTTTGAACGGGTCTTCGGGCTGGAGCGCAGCCTTACCGAGCGCGGAACGTGCCGCTTGGAAGGAAACGCCCGTCGGATGGAGCACTGTCTCGACTGGGCAGACCGCATCCCGTTGTTGTGGAAGCAGAGAGAAGGCGTTGCTCCACCGTCCGATCAGTGTGTGCATCTCGGCTCTTCCCCTTCAAGCGAGGAACTGTGCGGGCGACCCGCAGTGCGAGATATCAGGGCCTTCTCCGAACACTTGACAAGCAACAACCTGCGTCTCTGA
- a CDS encoding hypothetical protein (Evidence 5 : Unknown function) translates to MAGSASGASGPGRLHFLGKPFAARTHCYFPILPLLVFKLPILSIFSSALPYVPPGLSFKTKPQLAADMLRKISSEGNLPFKEVGSRAIFRKEENRSGACSLRGAQAPWLVPPYDHVFVGTFLYFAPENKIVKKAPSISLLHLRTLIGTLLLMKQLDVEMTFALIEWIQARNHRDYLSHRKRKPGGSG, encoded by the coding sequence ATGGCGGGCTCTGCCTCGGGCGCATCCGGCCCCGGCAGGCTCCACTTCCTCGGAAAACCGTTTGCCGCTCGCACGCACTGCTATTTCCCGATCTTGCCCCTATTGGTTTTTAAACTGCCCATTCTGTCCATTTTTTCATCGGCGTTACCCTATGTTCCACCTGGTCTGTCCTTTAAGACAAAACCACAGCTTGCGGCTGATATGCTCAGAAAGATTTCTTCAGAAGGAAATCTTCCTTTCAAAGAAGTGGGCAGTCGAGCAATATTTCGAAAAGAAGAAAACAGATCTGGGGCTTGCTCGCTACGAGGTGCGCAAGCACCTTGGCTGGTACCACCATATGATCACGTGTTTGTTGGCACATTTCTTTATTTTGCACCTGAAAATAAGATTGTTAAAAAAGCACCGTCCATTTCTCTCTTACATCTTAGGACGCTGATCGGGACGTTACTCTTGATGAAGCAACTCGACGTGGAAATGACCTTTGCCCTTATCGAGTGGATTCAGGCAAGAAATCACAGGGACTACCTATCACACAGGAAGAGAAAGCCTGGGGGAAGTGGATGA
- a CDS encoding hypothetical protein (Evidence 5 : Unknown function) — translation MPLVHLKTPWDATVENWEARGLSDAAAFPGLAGDCSVVRPGTIPVVHRFLDLFKIKDFPIRFASSSNEFSAMPPDPDCANDWPRCIRAWEVLEPAPMFAVAFEQAWYHMGTTLGELIESLSLTPGEELEIQMFTWDRLKVSRDLESTDIVDKAGESSLTRHDSSQVVNRMEKEKEWQLGANVGLSYGLTAGIDFSMGESLSDSIERRREERQEQTNKTTDKLRSERKLKISTVHETGFEEKRRRVLKNPNPTRSVTYHFYETLSHYRVDLAMVETDLAIALPNRLPLITPEWVVCHEGILRTHLLDESQEGGFASARMLVVPGVTNLAKGAIDALVHAFIDMEEAIRSSEGDLLADRDSIGAARADALWTAMRTVLEDHPPIDPSSYLYTRAALETLGTRPSLRGLKHALWMLSGWVWAAGLGDAACPVSTRLETAIASACSILKLLTSGPGYPPLDRMEAPPGMTGGMSTGEEGAAAGELPAGETLEAGLVEIEPTMEEATAKDRALFDALKCHIEANLLHYLRPIWLAEDPAVRLRRLADELGFDIAELEQQIVEPMIGFHLNCCVYRMRLGRELETELRKRLQSKDLSGTMPQPQAFRAYLSSSRRRSGECLSWAKTYLRDTAQRRFERNAQTLLDKAVAEARTHVLTCKRPKKRLSPERVPEVLRLAERIAAEGVKRFEAEEGWLAYLSEGERAVRSRMEREAETWVAAVEKSQSALDENRHSAVFSAQLEALIAAPEQDLKSVMVVLPDGGYHCEPVVGLCSGADPLHTRQLEADLMLREAEARQAQIEVDRRERRIESGDLGPEPATPVLTVHMAKPDEN, via the coding sequence ATGCCGCTCGTACACTTGAAAACCCCCTGGGATGCAACGGTTGAGAATTGGGAAGCAAGAGGTCTCTCTGATGCTGCAGCCTTTCCGGGGCTTGCCGGCGATTGCAGTGTGGTCAGGCCCGGTACAATCCCGGTGGTGCATCGCTTCCTCGATCTCTTCAAGATCAAGGATTTTCCTATCCGTTTCGCCTCTTCGAGCAACGAGTTCTCGGCCATGCCGCCCGATCCGGATTGCGCGAATGACTGGCCGCGCTGCATCCGTGCCTGGGAGGTGCTCGAGCCGGCGCCCATGTTCGCCGTCGCCTTCGAACAGGCCTGGTATCACATGGGTACGACCTTGGGCGAATTGATCGAATCCTTGAGCCTCACCCCCGGCGAAGAACTCGAGATACAAATGTTTACCTGGGACCGCCTTAAGGTGAGCCGGGATCTCGAGAGCACGGACATTGTCGACAAGGCAGGTGAGAGCAGCCTGACCCGGCATGACAGCTCGCAGGTCGTCAACCGGATGGAGAAGGAGAAGGAGTGGCAACTCGGCGCCAATGTCGGACTCAGCTACGGTCTGACAGCCGGCATTGATTTCAGCATGGGAGAGTCGCTCAGCGACTCGATAGAGCGCCGTCGTGAAGAGCGCCAGGAACAGACCAACAAGACCACAGACAAACTGCGCTCCGAGCGCAAGCTCAAGATCTCGACAGTGCACGAAACCGGCTTCGAAGAAAAGCGCAGGCGTGTGCTCAAGAACCCGAATCCGACAAGGTCGGTGACCTACCATTTTTACGAGACGCTGTCGCATTATCGTGTAGACCTGGCTATGGTCGAAACGGATCTGGCGATTGCGCTGCCGAATCGACTGCCGTTGATCACACCCGAGTGGGTCGTCTGCCACGAAGGGATCCTGCGCACGCATTTGCTCGATGAGAGCCAGGAGGGCGGGTTCGCCTCCGCGCGGATGCTGGTTGTGCCGGGAGTGACGAATCTTGCGAAGGGGGCAATCGATGCGCTGGTCCATGCCTTCATCGACATGGAGGAAGCCATCCGCAGCAGCGAGGGTGATTTGCTGGCCGACCGGGACAGCATCGGCGCCGCGCGCGCCGATGCCTTGTGGACTGCGATGCGGACGGTGCTCGAAGACCATCCGCCCATCGATCCCTCGTCCTATCTATACACACGCGCAGCGCTCGAAACTTTAGGGACACGGCCGTCACTCCGCGGACTCAAACACGCACTCTGGATGCTGTCCGGATGGGTGTGGGCTGCAGGCCTGGGCGATGCCGCATGCCCCGTTTCGACGCGGCTGGAAACCGCCATCGCGTCTGCCTGTTCAATCCTCAAGCTGTTGACGAGCGGTCCCGGCTATCCCCCGCTCGACCGGATGGAGGCGCCCCCCGGTATGACCGGTGGCATGTCCACCGGCGAGGAGGGCGCCGCTGCCGGCGAGCTCCCGGCTGGAGAGACTCTGGAGGCGGGTCTGGTCGAAATCGAGCCCACCATGGAGGAGGCCACCGCCAAGGACCGCGCCTTGTTCGACGCGCTGAAATGCCATATCGAGGCGAACCTTTTGCACTATCTGCGCCCGATCTGGCTGGCGGAGGACCCGGCTGTGAGGCTGCGCCGGCTCGCCGACGAGCTTGGCTTCGACATCGCCGAACTCGAGCAGCAGATCGTCGAGCCGATGATCGGTTTTCACCTCAATTGCTGCGTCTACCGTATGAGACTCGGGCGCGAGCTCGAGACGGAGCTGCGCAAGCGGCTCCAGTCCAAGGATCTGAGCGGGACGATGCCTCAGCCTCAGGCATTCCGGGCCTACCTTTCGTCCTCCCGAAGGAGGTCCGGAGAATGCTTGTCGTGGGCAAAGACCTATCTGAGAGACACCGCGCAACGCCGATTCGAGCGGAATGCCCAGACCCTGCTCGACAAGGCGGTGGCTGAGGCGAGGACCCATGTGCTCACCTGCAAGCGGCCCAAAAAACGCCTCTCGCCTGAACGGGTGCCGGAGGTGCTGAGGCTTGCCGAGCGCATCGCCGCCGAGGGTGTGAAGCGCTTCGAGGCAGAGGAGGGTTGGCTTGCTTACCTCAGCGAAGGGGAGCGGGCGGTCCGGTCCCGGATGGAGCGCGAAGCGGAGACGTGGGTCGCGGCAGTCGAAAAATCGCAGTCTGCACTGGATGAGAATCGACATTCGGCGGTGTTTTCGGCCCAGCTCGAGGCGCTCATCGCCGCGCCGGAGCAAGATCTGAAATCCGTCATGGTCGTTCTGCCCGATGGGGGATACCACTGCGAGCCTGTCGTCGGTCTGTGCTCCGGGGCCGATCCGCTTCATACCCGCCAGCTCGAGGCCGATCTGATGCTTCGCGAAGCCGAGGCCCGACAGGCGCAGATCGAGGTTGACCGACGTGAACGGCGCATCGAAAGCGGCGATCTCGGACCCGAGCCCGCAACTCCAGTGCTCACAGTACACATGGCGAAGCCGGACGAAAACTGA
- a CDS encoding membrane hypothetical protein (Evidence 5 : Unknown function): MTAFLKKHGPIILVLLVFGGLYSASLNSHGMFMWDEAEYASISRSVLNGEGFSICGQPNPLRPPVLPLAGAAAAFLAGNPADPVLKIAVLFFALAALLILYIGASAASDRMTALAAAAFLGMMPAFWQHTSYFLSEMPFLLFFAGAVLFFYLGLYRHTTWLYASWIFFALALLTRYTALLFGPLVIIFLILAWLSPEKAGREHILNRHFFISPFAGIILILPWLLRQQVTFGNALVGFQIASGQLSAYLPGTTMPWWFYPAALPEMISWPILLLALPGLLCIYREKSGLGLHAVVTILFFLLWFTAFRYKEPRLITGMLPLVGIPAALGLREVRHRLALLLKQPGRTKALFTVFAGAILLFTLILNYRATIPTIKSTVALGYPSFTQAMERLQAVSSRSDLVMGPNAPQICWYANRNVIDFPERENFEDDLKKVSWVVVTNFERGQKAYATDLLKKIRQKDLDDQNVFVFRDNRFITVLIKSEILSQRM; encoded by the coding sequence ATGACCGCTTTTCTTAAAAAACACGGCCCCATCATCCTGGTGCTTCTCGTTTTTGGCGGGCTTTATTCGGCCTCCCTGAATTCCCACGGCATGTTCATGTGGGATGAAGCCGAATACGCCTCCATCAGCAGATCTGTGCTGAACGGGGAAGGCTTTTCGATCTGCGGGCAACCCAACCCTCTCCGCCCGCCCGTCCTTCCACTGGCGGGGGCCGCCGCGGCGTTTCTGGCAGGGAATCCAGCAGATCCCGTCCTCAAGATCGCCGTCCTTTTCTTTGCACTGGCCGCCCTCCTCATTCTCTACATCGGCGCGTCTGCGGCATCGGATCGGATGACGGCCCTTGCCGCCGCAGCATTCCTCGGCATGATGCCGGCATTCTGGCAGCACACGTCCTATTTCCTTTCGGAAATGCCTTTCCTGCTTTTTTTTGCAGGGGCCGTCCTTTTCTTTTACCTGGGGCTTTACAGGCATACAACCTGGCTCTATGCGAGTTGGATCTTCTTCGCCTTGGCCCTCCTCACACGCTATACGGCCCTCTTGTTCGGCCCCCTGGTGATTATCTTCCTCATCCTGGCATGGCTGTCGCCTGAAAAGGCCGGCCGGGAGCACATCCTGAACAGGCATTTCTTCATCAGCCCCTTTGCCGGGATAATCCTCATCCTACCGTGGCTCCTGCGCCAGCAGGTCACTTTCGGTAACGCTCTCGTGGGATTTCAGATCGCATCGGGACAATTGAGCGCATACCTGCCCGGGACTACTATGCCCTGGTGGTTTTATCCGGCCGCTCTGCCCGAAATGATTTCATGGCCCATTCTTTTGCTGGCCCTTCCAGGTCTCCTCTGCATCTACCGTGAAAAAAGCGGACTGGGGCTGCATGCGGTCGTTACGATCCTTTTTTTCCTCCTATGGTTCACCGCCTTCCGGTACAAAGAACCGCGCCTCATCACCGGCATGCTGCCTCTTGTGGGAATCCCCGCGGCCCTTGGCCTCCGGGAAGTGCGCCATCGTCTCGCGCTTCTTCTAAAGCAGCCAGGGAGAACGAAAGCCTTGTTCACCGTCTTTGCCGGCGCAATCCTGCTTTTCACCCTGATCCTGAATTACCGTGCAACCATCCCCACCATAAAAAGCACCGTTGCGCTGGGCTACCCCTCATTCACCCAGGCGATGGAGCGGTTGCAGGCCGTCAGCTCCCGGTCGGATCTCGTCATGGGGCCCAACGCGCCTCAGATCTGCTGGTACGCAAACCGTAATGTCATCGATTTTCCTGAACGGGAGAACTTCGAGGATGACCTGAAGAAGGTCTCCTGGGTCGTCGTTACAAACTTCGAACGCGGCCAGAAGGCTTATGCTACGGATTTATTGAAAAAAATCAGACAAAAGGACCTGGATGATCAGAACGTCTTCGTCTTCAGAGACAACCGCTTCATCACGGTGCTGATCAAGAGCGAAATTCTGAGTCAGCGCATGTGA
- a CDS encoding putative Glycosyltransferase, group 2 family protein (Evidence 3 : Putative function from multiple computational evidences), with translation MAQDRTATLVLLSYNERDNLDSLLKDIPFEIFDQVLAIDAGSTDGTLELYREWGIRCVIQPKPGRGNAFILAERLVETEYAVFFSTDGNENPADLPRIMEYLREGNDLVVAGRYLLPGSKTDDSDDPFLLRKTAGILGSLIVRILWRTGVRDCINGLRGFKVASLIRLQLDAERHEIELQSTIRAAKLGMRIKEFGTAEQMRIKGVHKESANTSTLLLSLGRMLLLEIMAGKGFGQKGPRPTENDRFS, from the coding sequence TTGGCGCAAGATCGCACGGCAACACTCGTTCTCCTCTCCTATAACGAACGGGACAACCTCGACTCCCTCTTGAAGGACATCCCGTTTGAAATCTTCGACCAGGTGCTGGCGATCGACGCTGGATCCACGGACGGAACTCTGGAACTTTACCGGGAATGGGGTATCCGCTGTGTCATTCAGCCAAAGCCCGGGCGCGGCAATGCCTTCATCCTGGCCGAGCGATTGGTCGAAACCGAATATGCGGTCTTTTTCAGCACCGACGGAAACGAAAACCCTGCAGATCTGCCGCGGATAATGGAATACTTGCGGGAGGGAAACGATCTCGTCGTCGCGGGGCGCTATCTCCTTCCCGGTTCAAAAACCGATGACAGTGACGATCCCTTCCTTTTGAGGAAGACGGCGGGCATCCTGGGCAGCCTCATCGTGCGGATTTTGTGGCGGACGGGGGTGCGTGACTGCATCAACGGCTTGAGGGGATTCAAGGTCGCCTCCCTGATACGGTTGCAGCTTGACGCGGAACGCCACGAGATCGAACTCCAAAGCACGATCCGGGCGGCCAAACTCGGAATGCGAATCAAGGAATTCGGGACCGCCGAGCAAATGAGGATCAAAGGGGTGCACAAGGAGAGCGCCAACACTTCAACGCTCCTTCTGAGCCTTGGACGCATGCTCCTGCTGGAAATCATGGCAGGGAAAGGATTCGGCCAAAAAGGACCTCGACCCACAGAAAATGACCGCTTTTCTTAA
- a CDS encoding PilT protein domain protein, with protein MKAVLVDSNVILDLFLDDPEWADWSEFTLAERSAEAILHINSIIYSEVSMAFERIEELESALGKAGLQMLDIPKEALFLAGKAFLTYRRRGGASTSPLPDFYIGSQAAVLDIDLITRDVSRYRTYFPSVRLISPACP; from the coding sequence ATGAAGGCCGTGCTTGTCGACTCGAACGTCATCCTCGACCTCTTTCTGGACGATCCCGAATGGGCGGATTGGTCGGAATTTACCTTGGCGGAGCGAAGCGCCGAAGCGATCCTCCATATCAATTCGATCATCTACAGCGAAGTTTCGATGGCTTTCGAGCGGATCGAGGAACTGGAGTCGGCCTTGGGCAAGGCGGGGCTTCAGATGCTCGACATCCCCAAAGAGGCCCTTTTTCTCGCCGGAAAAGCCTTCCTGACCTACAGACGGCGTGGAGGAGCAAGCACATCCCCTCTGCCTGATTTTTATATCGGATCCCAGGCGGCTGTCCTCGATATCGACCTGATCACCAGGGACGTGTCCAGATATCGCACCTATTTCCCTTCGGTCCGGCTGATCAGCCCGGCGTGCCCATAA
- a CDS encoding hypothetical protein (Evidence 5 : Unknown function), with the protein MDAAKEQLPTKKHSLIWIPIDLITSLMSESVDFLSVLLKHHRFVKVQGFWTKTSEGKERTLVLTTNPPMKPIREEAIRIGLTASLRNLCGI; encoded by the coding sequence ATGGATGCCGCTAAGGAACAGCTTCCAACAAAAAAGCATTCCCTGATTTGGATCCCCATTGACCTTATCACCTCATTGATGTCAGAATCGGTCGATTTCCTTTCGGTCCTGCTGAAACATCATCGTTTTGTCAAGGTGCAGGGTTTCTGGACGAAGACATCGGAAGGGAAGGAACGTACCCTGGTTTTGACGACCAATCCCCCTATGAAGCCAATTCGGGAAGAGGCGATCCGGATCGGATTGACAGCTTCTCTGCGAAATCTTTGCGGTATATGA
- a CDS encoding Integral membrane sensor signal transduction histidine kinase, with translation MGHRHKNKKLGILIFLVVCVLFLHYCTIHDVVLRHAIYRMLFFLPLVLGSFWFGLKGAIFVSISIIIPYIPYVYHQWNGFYQEFDKFLEAGLFVFMGCLLGYLSEKQQREQEARLKAERLAAIGSAVSQIAHDLKSPLMAIGGFTKQVTRHLSIDHPDRKKLDLVISETFRMEAMVKEMLDFGRPFQLQKTEENLNHLAAECIEISLPFAKSSGVDINTEFDPEITVRPLDSNRMKQVILNLLTNAIQASSSGKIVSVRTKREKQGVALDISDCGCGIKAEDQQKIFEPFFSSKKEGTGLGLAIVKKIVELHGGHIILFSNPEGGVTFSIKLP, from the coding sequence ATGGGCCATCGGCACAAGAATAAAAAATTGGGAATCCTCATTTTTCTGGTCGTTTGCGTCTTGTTCCTGCACTATTGCACGATTCACGATGTAGTTTTGCGTCATGCCATCTACCGGATGCTGTTTTTCCTGCCTCTGGTCCTGGGAAGTTTCTGGTTTGGGCTCAAGGGAGCAATATTTGTATCGATATCTATAATTATTCCATACATACCATATGTTTATCATCAATGGAATGGATTTTACCAAGAATTTGATAAATTTCTTGAGGCAGGACTCTTCGTGTTTATGGGGTGCCTTCTCGGCTATCTTTCTGAAAAACAACAAAGAGAACAGGAAGCAAGATTGAAAGCCGAAAGGCTGGCCGCAATCGGGAGCGCAGTATCTCAAATCGCCCATGATTTAAAGTCACCCCTCATGGCCATCGGCGGTTTTACCAAGCAGGTCACGAGGCACCTGTCCATAGACCACCCTGATCGTAAAAAGCTCGATCTCGTGATAAGCGAAACGTTCAGGATGGAAGCCATGGTTAAAGAAATGCTGGATTTCGGGCGGCCTTTCCAGCTTCAGAAAACCGAGGAAAATTTGAACCATTTGGCTGCCGAGTGTATCGAAATAAGCCTTCCTTTTGCAAAATCCAGCGGCGTGGATATCAACACAGAATTCGACCCGGAAATCACCGTGCGACCACTCGACAGCAATCGGATGAAGCAGGTTATTTTGAACCTCCTCACGAATGCCATCCAAGCATCGTCTTCTGGAAAAATTGTATCGGTGAGAACAAAGAGGGAAAAACAAGGTGTCGCGCTGGACATCTCAGATTGCGGCTGCGGCATCAAAGCTGAAGATCAGCAAAAGATCTTCGAACCATTTTTCTCGTCCAAAAAGGAAGGAACCGGTCTGGGGCTTGCGATCGTGAAAAAGATCGTGGAGCTTCATGGCGGGCACATTATCCTTTTTTCTAACCCGGAGGGCGGTGTCACATTTTCGATAAAGCTGCCATAA